The proteins below are encoded in one region of bacterium:
- the typA gene encoding translational GTPase TypA, with product MYKIINIAIISHVDHGKTTLTDHLLRQGGAFGEGDEVPDLVMDSNELERERGITIFSKNCSIYYEDYKINIVDTPGHADFGSEVERVLKMVDSVLLLVDVKEGPMPQTKFVLSKALKLGLRPIVVINKIDKIDKEGKRAQKVIDMIFDLFVKLDATDAQLDFPVVYCISREGVAQYNIGEKSTDLKPLFQTILKHIPPYPNKSEMPLQLQAANLKYDDYVGRIAVGRVTSGQLIKNMDVVVCKLDNSIQPAKIVKLSIFEGLKQIEADSAQCGDIVAVAGMPDITIGETICSALNPLPMTPLQIDEPTLTMDFLVNDSPFAGRDGKFVTNSHLRERLGRELRTNVGLKVDPIGGVEGFRISGRGELHLSILLEQMRREGYEVQVSQPKVILKTIHGETMEPMEQAIISVPDRFAGTAIENLGKRKGIIEEMSSKNGTTTLVYIVPTRGLLGFRAEFIMATRGEGILYHSFARYERFKGEIATRNNGVLISGTTGKSASYALGNLQDRSHLFIGPGVEIYKGMIIGENARKQNMIVNPCKEKKQSNVRAAGSDDAIQLTAPIKLTLEQALGFIEDDELVEVTPKNIRLRTRGRVENKKVFFDDD from the coding sequence ATGTATAAAATAATAAATATTGCAATCATTTCACACGTTGACCACGGAAAAACAACCTTAACCGACCACCTGCTCCGGCAGGGAGGAGCTTTTGGCGAGGGAGATGAAGTTCCCGATTTGGTTATGGATTCCAATGAACTTGAACGCGAACGCGGGATAACCATTTTTTCCAAAAACTGTTCTATATATTACGAAGACTACAAAATAAACATCGTTGACACGCCGGGACACGCGGATTTCGGTTCGGAAGTAGAACGCGTATTGAAAATGGTTGACAGCGTTCTTCTATTGGTAGACGTAAAAGAAGGCCCAATGCCCCAGACAAAATTCGTTCTTTCAAAAGCGCTTAAACTCGGCCTCCGCCCTATCGTAGTCATCAATAAAATTGACAAAATCGATAAAGAAGGAAAACGAGCACAGAAAGTAATCGATATGATTTTTGACCTTTTTGTCAAACTTGACGCAACCGATGCTCAACTTGATTTTCCCGTTGTATATTGTATTTCCAGAGAAGGAGTTGCGCAATACAACATCGGGGAGAAAAGTACTGACTTGAAACCACTTTTCCAGACCATTCTTAAACATATACCGCCATACCCTAACAAAAGCGAAATGCCATTACAACTGCAGGCGGCAAACCTCAAGTATGACGATTATGTGGGAAGAATAGCGGTTGGACGAGTAACGAGCGGACAACTTATAAAAAATATGGATGTCGTAGTTTGCAAACTTGATAATTCAATCCAACCTGCCAAGATTGTTAAATTGTCCATTTTTGAAGGGTTAAAACAAATAGAGGCGGATTCGGCGCAATGCGGAGACATCGTCGCGGTTGCGGGAATGCCCGATATTACGATTGGAGAGACAATATGTTCGGCATTAAACCCATTACCAATGACACCGCTCCAAATAGACGAACCGACTTTGACTATGGACTTTCTTGTTAATGATTCACCATTTGCAGGGCGTGATGGAAAGTTCGTTACAAACAGTCACCTGCGGGAACGACTGGGACGGGAACTTAGAACAAACGTAGGATTAAAAGTTGACCCTATCGGCGGAGTTGAAGGGTTCAGGATTTCGGGCAGAGGAGAACTCCATCTTTCCATTTTACTGGAACAAATGCGTCGCGAAGGATACGAGGTACAGGTATCCCAACCAAAAGTAATTTTGAAAACGATTCACGGGGAAACGATGGAGCCGATGGAACAAGCAATAATAAGTGTTCCCGATAGGTTTGCGGGAACTGCAATCGAAAATCTCGGCAAAAGAAAAGGGATAATAGAAGAAATGAGTTCCAAAAACGGGACGACAACTCTTGTTTACATCGTTCCAACACGTGGACTGTTGGGATTCCGTGCGGAATTTATAATGGCAACCAGAGGCGAAGGAATACTTTATCATTCTTTTGCTCGTTACGAAAGATTCAAAGGAGAAATCGCCACCCGTAATAACGGAGTATTGATTTCCGGGACCACAGGAAAGTCAGCTTCTTATGCGCTGGGAAACTTACAGGACAGGTCACATCTTTTCATCGGACCGGGGGTTGAAATTTATAAAGGGATGATTATCGGGGAAAATGCCCGTAAACAGAATATGATTGTCAACCCCTGCAAAGAGAAGAAACAAAGCAACGTTCGCGCGGCAGGCTCGGATGACGCTATCCAGTTGACAGCTCCAATCAAGTTGACATTGGAACAAGCGCTGGGATTCATCGAGGATGATGAGCTGGTAGAAGTCACGCCGAAGAATATCCGTTTGAGAACACGTGGAAGAGTAGAGAACAAAAAAGTATTCTTTGATGATGATTGA